Below is a window of Flavobacterium cyclinae DNA.
ACTTTTATTGAAAATTTAGTAAGAAAGATGATTTTTTATTATTTTATGAAAAAACTTCTTTTAAAACTTCTAAGGATTTTGGTTTTTTGAAGCCTTCAAGATGTAACATATAGAAATCTAAAAGAATTTTTAGCAAGATTTGGCGTTCTATTCCGGCAAAAGTTTTCTGACTAGAATCAAATTTTAATTCGATTAATCGTTTGAACAATTGCGTTTCATGCGCCGAAAGTGTGTTTACCGATTGAAATGGAGTAAAAAAACCTTCTTTTACGTCGAAAAAATCGAAATCTATTTCGGAAACATCAGGATAAAAACCTAAAAACTTGGTCATTTCCATGAGTAAAATCAAATGAAAATTGGCCGCTTCTTCATGTGTGTCTAACCAAAGTAAAGCGGTTTCCAAAAAGGAAAAAAGGTTTTCGTTTTTCTCTTCTTCGTGTATGCTGTGATGCAGAATTTCGGATAGAAAAATGACAATTGTGCTTTTTACAATATCCGTATTTATCGAATGAAAACTATGTGCTAATTTGATTTCCTTGAAGTGTTCGAGTGTGCCTTTATTTTTGTGATTGGCTTCGATTTCAATTATGGTTAACGGCTGAAAATAAGCGATTTTTTGATTCGCTTTTTTATTGGAATAAGCACTTGGAACAAAATAACTTTTTAAACCATCGGATTGTGTAAAGCATTTAACAATCAAGCTTTTTTCTTGATATTTTAAGGCCGAAATTACGATAGCTTTAGTTTTAACTAGCATTATCTGACAATCATTACCTTTTTAACTGTAGAATCTAATCCGTCTTGAGATGCCACAAAAATCATATAAACACCTGATGCTACTTTATATTTTCCAAAAGCAGTTGTATCCCATTCAATAGTTCCGCCAGATGAAGTGGTTTCGTGTACTAAATTCCCTTCGATATCTGTAATTTTAATATTGGCTTTATCGGTTAATCCACTAATTTTTACAGTTCCAGTAAAATTAGGTCGCACCGGATTTGGATACACATATACCTCTCCTAATCCATCACTTGGTTTTGTTGAAGTTCCTAAAAAAGAAACCAATCCTTTATCTGTTGCAAAAAACACTTCACCAGAAACACCATCAATTTCTATATCCACAATATTATTACTTGGCAAAGGCGAATTGCTTTTATCAAATCTGTAAATTGTTTGTTGCCCATTTGAAGAAACAAGAAAAACACCGCCATCGGCTATTGAAATCCATTTTCTATTAGCACCATCAACTGCAATATCTAGGATAGGTTGTTGATAAAACAATTCTTGCGCTAAATCTCCTTCTTGAATAATTATGGAAGAAACACTTAATTCTGTTTCGCTAATGAATCTATCCACACTAGATAAAATTCGTAATCCTGCAGCTGTTCCAATCCATAATTGATTACGATTATCAACTGCCACACAATTAACAACTGCAGTAGGAAGGTCTGCATTATCTTGAGTAATTACAATAAATTTATTGTTATAATTTTCGTTAAAAGCGAGAACCCCATCATTATAAGCTGCTATCCATTTAGTACTGTTTTTATCAATAGCCATTGAACCATATCTTCCGGTATCTAAATTGGCTGTTATTCCGGTTAAATCATAAGATTGCCATTGGCCATTAGCTCTTAAAACTTTTATTCCTTTGTTTACCAATCCATTGGTTACCCATAAATTACCATCTTTATCAAAAGCAGGACTATTAATTCTAATATCAACATAAGAAGGATTTCCAGGAATAACCAAAGATTCAAGACCGTTAGGACCTGTATTCGTATTGTTTAGTATTTCGACTTGGTCACCTGAAAATTTCAACATTCCAGAAAAATACGATGTAACATAAACTTCATTAGGTCGTGTAGGATGAATCGCAATATCAGATAGTGATTTAGCTTCTAATAAATCTTCATAAGGTTTGTTAATCCAACCAAGTTCTGAATTAAATATACTAATTCCTAATTCATCCAAAGGATAAGGATTAAATTGTTGGGTATAATCGCCATGAACCACCCACAGCTTATTTGGTCCTTTTTTTACTCTGAAAGTATAATTTTGAAGAGGTCCATTAGGAGACATTTGAATAAATTCTGTTGGGTTATTTAACATAGTAGAAAACAAACCACTTTTTAAAGTTCCTATATATAGTGTGCCATTTACAACTGATGCTGCTGTAAATTGCACTGCATAATCAGGTATTTGAGTAATGTGTGCAACCGTATTTAATGATTGATCCAACACATACACATGATTTTGAGTGGTAACAATTATTTGGGTGTTATTCGTTTTTAATTTTACACTCAATTGATTTTGGTTTAAAATTTCTTGAAAAACCGAGCTGTTATAGCGATAAGTTCTTCCGTTAATATTGGTAGCAACCAATTGATTGTTAAAAGTTATTATTCCATTCCAGTAATTGGCATCAAAAGTTTGCCACTGACTAAAATCATATAAATTAGGATTATTTAAATTTCCTTTTCTAATACCGAAACTTCTAGTAACAGCGTACAATTCATTATTTAATACGGTAGTTTGTAAAACTTCTGTTTCTTCACCTGAAGGTCCTATAAAATAAGTAATGATAAATTCTGAAGTTGCTAAATCAATAACCGAAATACCGTAATCAGTTGCTAAGTACAATCGCCCCTCATGCTCATAAAAATCGTTTATTTTTTTCTTATTCGGCGCAACAGGAACTTCTTCAATAATATCCACTTTTGTTGTCACTGATCCGTCAGCATTTTGAACTAATAGAAGCCCATTGGCATTTCCTACAAAGGTTTTATTAAACAAATCGGAATGATGAATTGAAGTAATAACATCTGATTTTAAACCCGTTATGGAATTATAAATATCTAAATCACTTGATGCTACTGCTTTAGAAAAAAGAGCATTTTGTGTTGCTGCAAATACTTTATCGGTTGCAGATTCAACATCTACAATTTCATTATAAGAAAAATATCCTTTCCATAACTGAGTAGACTGTTGTCCAAAAAAGATTTGGAAAACAAAAAAAAGTGAAATTGAAATTGTCTTTTTCATTACAAGTATTTAATACAAATATACTACAAACGAAATTAATTTGCGTTTTGATATAATTAGTAAAGAAAAAAGCTCTTTTGGATAACCAAAAGAGCTTTTTATACTATTATAGTGAATGATTATACTACACCTTGTGCTAACATAGCATCAGCTACTTTAACGAAACCAGCAATGTTGGCTCCTTTTACATAGTTTACATAACCATCTTCTTCAGTACCATATTTTTTGCATTGGCCGTGAATTCCAACCATGATGTCTTTTAATCGAGCATCAACTTCTTCACTTGTCCAATTTAAACGAATAGAGTTTTGCGTCATCTCTAAACCAGATGCTGCTACTCCACCGGCATTTGCCGCTTTTCCTGGAGCAAATAAAACTTTTGCATCTAAGAATTGTTTAATAGCTTCTAAGGTACAAGGCATGTTAGCCGCTTCGGTAACACAAATTACACCATTAGCAATTAATTTTTTAGCATCTTCTTCGTTTAATTCATTTTGAGTAGCACATGGAATAGCAACATCTACTTTTGCTTCCCAAGGACTTTTACCTTTATGGAAAACAGCTGTTGGGAATTTTTCTACATACGCTTCTGCTCTATTATCTCCACTTGCTCTCATTTCTAGCATAAAATCAATTTTCTCACCAGAAATT
It encodes the following:
- the porZ gene encoding type IX secretion system anionic LPS delivery protein PorZ encodes the protein MKKTISISLFFVFQIFFGQQSTQLWKGYFSYNEIVDVESATDKVFAATQNALFSKAVASSDLDIYNSITGLKSDVITSIHHSDLFNKTFVGNANGLLLVQNADGSVTTKVDIIEEVPVAPNKKKINDFYEHEGRLYLATDYGISVIDLATSEFIITYFIGPSGEETEVLQTTVLNNELYAVTRSFGIRKGNLNNPNLYDFSQWQTFDANYWNGIITFNNQLVATNINGRTYRYNSSVFQEILNQNQLSVKLKTNNTQIIVTTQNHVYVLDQSLNTVAHITQIPDYAVQFTAASVVNGTLYIGTLKSGLFSTMLNNPTEFIQMSPNGPLQNYTFRVKKGPNKLWVVHGDYTQQFNPYPLDELGISIFNSELGWINKPYEDLLEAKSLSDIAIHPTRPNEVYVTSYFSGMLKFSGDQVEILNNTNTGPNGLESLVIPGNPSYVDIRINSPAFDKDGNLWVTNGLVNKGIKVLRANGQWQSYDLTGITANLDTGRYGSMAIDKNSTKWIAAYNDGVLAFNENYNNKFIVITQDNADLPTAVVNCVAVDNRNQLWIGTAAGLRILSSVDRFISETELSVSSIIIQEGDLAQELFYQQPILDIAVDGANRKWISIADGGVFLVSSNGQQTIYRFDKSNSPLPSNNIVDIEIDGVSGEVFFATDKGLVSFLGTSTKPSDGLGEVYVYPNPVRPNFTGTVKISGLTDKANIKITDIEGNLVHETTSSGGTIEWDTTAFGKYKVASGVYMIFVASQDGLDSTVKKVMIVR
- the recO gene encoding DNA repair protein RecO — translated: MLVKTKAIVISALKYQEKSLIVKCFTQSDGLKSYFVPSAYSNKKANQKIAYFQPLTIIEIEANHKNKGTLEHFKEIKLAHSFHSINTDIVKSTIVIFLSEILHHSIHEEEKNENLFSFLETALLWLDTHEEAANFHLILLMEMTKFLGFYPDVSEIDFDFFDVKEGFFTPFQSVNTLSAHETQLFKRLIELKFDSSQKTFAGIERQILLKILLDFYMLHLEGFKKPKSLEVLKEVFS